In one Hyphomicrobium sp. 99 genomic region, the following are encoded:
- a CDS encoding LL-diaminopimelate aminotransferase: MNEEFHRIKRLPPYVFAEVNRLKATARARGADIVDLGMGNPDMPTPQHIVDKLIETINKPRTHRYSASKGIPGLRKAQAAYYERRFGVKLDPETEIVATLGSKEGFANIAQAIAAPGDVVLVPNPTYPIHTFGFLIAGASVRHLPASNGDDFLRAIEHAVKHSIPKPLAVVISFPSNPTAMVVGLDFYKEAVALAKKLGIIILSDIAYAELYYDDEPPPSILQVPGAKDITVEFTSLSKTYNMPGWRMGFAVGNERLIGALARVKSYLDYGAFTPIQVAATAALNGPQDCVDEIRAMYKSRRDVLVESFGKAGFPVPPPPATMFAWAPVPERYRDMGSVEFSKMLIEKADVAVSPGVGFGEYGEGFIRIALVENEQRIRQAARSIKKLFSESAEPSHPVSSPRKSASR, from the coding sequence TTGAACGAAGAGTTCCACCGCATTAAGCGCCTGCCTCCTTACGTCTTTGCGGAAGTGAACCGTTTGAAGGCGACCGCCCGCGCGCGCGGCGCTGACATCGTCGATCTCGGTATGGGCAACCCCGACATGCCGACGCCACAGCATATCGTCGACAAGCTCATCGAAACGATCAATAAGCCGCGCACGCATCGCTACTCGGCGTCTAAAGGCATACCCGGGCTGCGCAAGGCTCAGGCCGCGTACTACGAACGGCGCTTCGGTGTGAAGCTCGACCCCGAAACCGAGATCGTGGCGACGCTCGGGTCGAAGGAAGGTTTCGCCAATATCGCACAGGCGATCGCCGCGCCCGGCGACGTCGTGCTGGTGCCCAATCCGACCTACCCGATACACACCTTCGGCTTCCTCATCGCCGGGGCGTCCGTGCGCCATCTGCCAGCGAGCAACGGAGATGATTTCCTCCGCGCCATCGAGCACGCGGTGAAGCATTCGATCCCGAAGCCGCTGGCGGTCGTGATATCGTTCCCGTCCAATCCGACGGCGATGGTTGTGGGCCTCGACTTCTACAAAGAAGCCGTAGCGCTCGCGAAGAAGCTCGGCATTATCATTCTGTCCGACATCGCCTACGCCGAACTCTACTACGACGACGAACCGCCGCCCTCGATCTTGCAGGTGCCGGGCGCCAAAGACATCACCGTCGAGTTCACGTCGCTGTCGAAAACCTACAACATGCCCGGCTGGCGTATGGGCTTTGCTGTCGGCAACGAACGCCTGATCGGCGCGCTGGCGCGTGTGAAGTCGTACCTGGACTACGGCGCTTTCACACCGATACAGGTCGCGGCGACTGCGGCTCTCAACGGACCGCAGGATTGCGTCGACGAAATCCGTGCGATGTACAAGAGCCGCCGCGATGTCCTCGTCGAAAGCTTCGGCAAGGCCGGTTTCCCCGTTCCGCCGCCGCCCGCAACGATGTTTGCGTGGGCGCCGGTGCCAGAACGCTATCGCGATATGGGCTCGGTCGAGTTTTCGAAAATGCTCATCGAAAAAGCCGACGTCGCCGTTTCTCCGGGCGTTGGCTTCGGCGAATACGGGGAGGGCTTCATTCGTATCGCTCTCGTTGAAAACGAGCAGCGAATTCGTCAGGCTGCGCGGTCGATCAAAAAGCTTTTTTCGGAATCAGCTGAGCCTTCGCATCCAGTCTCTAGTCCTAGAAAATCCGCTAGCCGATAA
- a CDS encoding homoserine dehydrogenase, whose translation MEPLTLGIAGLGTVGGGLLGLLQANGSHVANIIGREIRVTGISARNHAKERGIAVDGVKWFHDPVALARDPSNAVFVELIGGEEGVAKEAVEAALNARKHVVTANKALLAKHGVELARLAEKNGVALNFEAAVAGGIPVIKTLREALGANRVKRVYGILNGTCNYILTQMQNEKRTFADVLKEAQALGYAEADPTFDIGGFDAAHKLALLTSLAFGTRVAFEQIHVEGIQSITQADIEAADSLGYRIKLLGVSMETESGIEARVSPVLINKDSAIAEVSGVTNAVAIDGDFSGNILLVGPGAGAKPTASAVAGDILDIARGLVVPPFVTPVAQLKAHRRAKLDQHYGSYYVRLALYDKPGAMANIAKGMGDQNISLESIVQHRPQTLHAPRVGSRIPKNADQPVIIITHETTEEAMRRALDTIEKDGNVTERPQMIRIEEL comes from the coding sequence ATGGAACCTCTCACACTTGGTATAGCCGGACTAGGCACGGTTGGCGGTGGCCTGCTGGGACTACTTCAGGCCAACGGATCTCACGTCGCCAATATCATCGGCCGCGAAATTCGCGTCACGGGAATCTCGGCACGAAATCACGCCAAGGAACGCGGCATCGCCGTGGATGGCGTCAAATGGTTCCACGATCCTGTCGCACTCGCGCGCGATCCGTCAAACGCGGTTTTTGTCGAGTTGATCGGCGGTGAAGAAGGCGTCGCGAAGGAAGCGGTCGAAGCCGCTCTTAACGCCCGGAAGCACGTCGTCACGGCCAACAAGGCGCTCCTTGCAAAGCATGGCGTCGAACTCGCGCGTCTCGCTGAGAAGAACGGCGTCGCCTTGAACTTCGAGGCGGCAGTCGCTGGTGGCATTCCGGTCATCAAGACGCTGCGCGAAGCGCTGGGCGCCAACCGCGTCAAGCGCGTTTACGGCATTCTGAATGGCACCTGCAACTATATCCTGACGCAGATGCAGAATGAAAAGCGCACCTTCGCCGACGTGCTGAAGGAAGCGCAGGCGCTGGGATATGCCGAAGCCGATCCGACGTTCGACATTGGCGGCTTCGACGCCGCGCACAAGCTCGCGCTTCTGACGAGCCTCGCCTTCGGAACACGCGTTGCCTTCGAGCAAATCCATGTCGAAGGCATCCAGTCGATCACGCAGGCGGATATCGAGGCGGCCGACAGTCTGGGCTACCGCATCAAGCTGCTCGGTGTTTCGATGGAGACCGAAAGCGGCATCGAGGCTCGCGTCTCGCCGGTTCTGATCAACAAGGATTCCGCCATCGCCGAAGTTTCCGGAGTAACGAACGCCGTCGCGATCGATGGCGATTTCTCCGGGAATATTCTGCTCGTCGGTCCGGGTGCGGGCGCTAAACCGACGGCTTCGGCCGTGGCGGGCGATATCCTCGATATCGCGCGTGGTCTCGTCGTGCCGCCGTTCGTTACGCCCGTCGCACAGCTGAAGGCCCACAGGCGCGCCAAGCTCGATCAGCATTATGGCTCCTACTACGTCCGGCTGGCGCTGTATGATAAGCCGGGCGCCATGGCGAACATCGCCAAGGGCATGGGCGACCAGAACATTTCGCTCGAAAGCATCGTGCAACATCGTCCGCAGACACTGCACGCGCCGCGAGTGGGCTCGCGAATTCCGAAGAATGCAGATCAGCCGGTCATCATCATTACGCATGAGACGACCGAAGAAGCGATGCGCAGGGCGCTCGATACGATCGAGAAAGACGGAAACGTCACTGAACGCCCCCAGATGATACGAATCGAAGAGCTTTGA
- a CDS encoding radical SAM protein encodes MTIVALESTETGQTAAPRKFSNPDVTITGEPRAQVPFQGYETVWFNTGTLCNIACQNCYIDSSPKNDQLVYLTRAEVGRFLDEARQIPKKPSLIGFTGGEPFMNPDIIGMLEDCLFQGFSVLVLTNAMRPMQRHREALQELQTRFPGRLSLRVSLDHYEQEGHEEIRGARTWQPALEGLAWLAKHSFDVSIAGRLLWTIDEDEMRRGYQQLFSQVGLDINAADSRRLILFPEMLDDDNTPEVSEGCWKKLNLSPRDVMCASSRMVIKRKGAESPTVVACTLLPYAKDFELGGTLEDARSTVSLNHRHCSRFCVLGKASCRVD; translated from the coding sequence ATGACGATTGTTGCGCTTGAATCGACTGAGACTGGGCAGACTGCCGCTCCGCGCAAGTTCTCCAATCCCGACGTCACGATCACCGGCGAACCGAGGGCACAGGTTCCGTTTCAAGGCTACGAGACGGTGTGGTTCAACACCGGCACGCTCTGCAACATCGCGTGCCAAAACTGCTATATCGACTCTTCGCCCAAGAACGATCAGCTCGTTTATCTCACGCGAGCGGAGGTCGGCCGGTTTCTCGATGAAGCGCGTCAGATCCCCAAAAAGCCGAGCCTGATCGGCTTTACGGGAGGCGAGCCCTTCATGAACCCCGACATCATCGGCATGCTCGAGGATTGCCTGTTTCAAGGCTTTTCAGTGCTCGTCCTGACCAACGCAATGCGCCCGATGCAGAGGCATCGCGAGGCGCTGCAGGAGCTGCAAACGCGGTTTCCCGGCCGATTATCGTTACGCGTTTCGCTCGACCATTACGAGCAAGAAGGTCATGAGGAAATTCGTGGCGCTCGCACTTGGCAGCCCGCCTTGGAGGGCTTGGCCTGGCTTGCAAAGCACAGTTTCGATGTATCGATAGCGGGCAGGCTTCTTTGGACTATTGATGAGGACGAGATGCGCCGCGGCTATCAGCAGCTGTTCTCCCAAGTTGGCCTCGACATCAATGCCGCGGACAGCAGGCGCCTCATCCTATTCCCTGAGATGTTGGATGACGACAACACACCAGAGGTTAGCGAGGGATGCTGGAAGAAGCTGAACCTCAGCCCTCGCGATGTGATGTGTGCCTCATCGCGAATGGTCATCAAACGCAAGGGCGCAGAAAGCCCGACTGTCGTGGCGTGCACCTTGCTTCCTTATGCGAAGGACTTCGAATTGGGCGGCACGCTGGAGGACGCCCGGTCGACTGTGAGCCTCAATCATCGCCATTGCTCTCGCTTCTGCGTCCTCGGAAAGGCGTCGTGCCGGGTCGACTGA
- the recJ gene encoding single-stranded-DNA-specific exonuclease RecJ: MELEGGAERAFLGVEKSARGFTWRERLPQHLRPLGTAISQRHGLPDLMGRVLAARGVQLDDVATFLDPTLKALMPDPSSLRDMEKAAARLADAVQAKQNVAIFGDYDVDGACSSALMKRFLEHHDTPARIYIPDRIFEGYGPNAAAIETLVNEGAKLIVTVDCGTTSHEPLAVARKLGADVVIIDHHQADERLPEVQAVVNPNRQDDISGQGMLCAAGVVFLVLVATARELRRRGFYAASREPDLLALLDLVALATVADVVPLVGLNRAYVKKGLAVMRARENVGLTALADAAGLTVPPTPYHLGYILGPRINAGGRIGNAALGATLLSTSDPVEAQRIAELLNRLNKERKDIETLVLEEALALADRQVSEDPSRALLIVASDTWHKGVVGLVASRLVERFRRPACVIAWEANAMGTGSLRSVPGIDLGAAIRAAVTAGLLAKGGGHAMAAGLTVGRDGLAALEQFMLAHLGSAAQGVGDTAHLDIDASIVASGATRELMDLIERVSPFGQGNSEARFALPAHRVKFGKLIGEAHIRVILEGGDGCRLDGVAFRAAGQPLGDLLMSAGGMPLHVAGHLRRDTWGGRERIELQIEDAADPRRQ; this comes from the coding sequence ATGGAATTGGAGGGCGGCGCGGAGCGTGCCTTTCTCGGCGTTGAAAAAAGCGCGCGCGGTTTCACTTGGCGCGAGCGTCTGCCGCAACATCTAAGACCGCTCGGAACAGCCATCAGCCAGCGTCACGGATTGCCCGATCTGATGGGCCGTGTGCTCGCCGCTCGCGGCGTTCAGCTCGACGACGTCGCAACCTTTCTCGATCCGACGCTCAAGGCGCTGATGCCCGACCCGAGTTCGCTCCGCGATATGGAGAAGGCCGCAGCGCGCCTCGCCGACGCTGTGCAAGCAAAGCAGAATGTCGCGATATTCGGCGACTACGACGTCGACGGCGCGTGCTCATCGGCCCTCATGAAGCGCTTCCTCGAGCATCATGACACGCCCGCGCGCATCTACATTCCAGACCGCATCTTCGAAGGCTATGGCCCGAACGCGGCCGCCATCGAGACGCTCGTCAACGAAGGCGCGAAGCTCATCGTGACGGTGGACTGCGGAACGACGAGCCACGAACCGCTCGCGGTCGCGCGGAAGCTTGGCGCCGACGTCGTCATCATCGATCACCATCAGGCGGACGAGCGCCTGCCCGAGGTCCAGGCGGTCGTCAATCCGAACCGCCAGGACGACATCTCGGGGCAGGGGATGCTGTGCGCTGCCGGCGTCGTGTTCCTCGTGCTCGTCGCAACGGCCCGCGAACTGCGGCGGCGCGGATTCTATGCCGCCTCTCGCGAACCCGACCTGTTGGCACTGCTCGACCTTGTTGCCCTCGCGACAGTCGCCGACGTCGTTCCGTTGGTCGGCCTCAATCGCGCCTACGTCAAAAAAGGCCTCGCGGTGATGCGCGCGCGCGAGAACGTCGGCCTGACCGCTTTGGCCGACGCGGCAGGCCTCACCGTGCCGCCGACGCCCTATCATCTGGGATACATCCTCGGGCCCCGCATCAACGCGGGCGGCCGCATAGGCAACGCGGCTCTCGGCGCGACGCTTCTCTCGACATCCGACCCAGTCGAAGCCCAACGCATTGCCGAGCTGCTCAATCGCCTCAACAAGGAGCGCAAGGACATCGAGACGCTGGTGCTGGAGGAGGCGCTAGCGCTTGCCGATCGCCAAGTCTCTGAGGATCCATCACGCGCGCTTCTGATCGTCGCTTCGGACACGTGGCATAAGGGCGTGGTCGGTCTCGTCGCCAGCCGCCTTGTCGAACGTTTCCGCCGGCCCGCATGTGTGATCGCATGGGAAGCAAACGCGATGGGCACAGGCTCGCTGCGATCCGTCCCCGGCATAGATCTCGGAGCCGCAATTCGCGCCGCCGTCACGGCGGGCCTCTTGGCGAAAGGCGGCGGCCACGCCATGGCCGCTGGCTTGACGGTCGGAAGAGACGGTCTCGCAGCGCTCGAGCAATTCATGCTGGCTCACCTGGGCTCGGCCGCGCAAGGCGTAGGCGACACGGCGCATCTCGACATCGATGCCTCGATCGTTGCCTCCGGCGCGACGCGCGAGCTGATGGATCTGATCGAGCGAGTCAGCCCGTTTGGTCAGGGCAACTCGGAAGCGCGTTTCGCGTTGCCGGCGCATCGCGTCAAGTTCGGGAAGCTGATTGGCGAAGCCCACATCCGCGTCATTCTGGAAGGCGGCGACGGCTGCCGCTTAGACGGCGTGGCATTTCGGGCCGCTGGGCAGCCACTGGGCGATCTTTTGATGTCTGCGGGCGGAATGCCCCTGCACGTCGCAGGCCATCTGCGGCGCGATACCTGGGGCGGACGAGAGCGCATCGAACTGCAGATTGAGGACGCCGCCGACCCGCGCCGCCAGTAA
- a CDS encoding DUF547 domain-containing protein codes for MVSQQARAEGPAELFANAATGSQVVVDHSVWDGILGKYVKRRGNTTSFDYKSVLPEDRQRLKHYISQLEGVDPATLDRPEQFALLANLYNAKTIDIVLDHYPVASIKNISLGGGLVATFTGGPWKKKVTKLRGVELSLDDIEHGILRPVFHDPRVHYALNCASIGCPNLQTEGFTGAKLETQLDAAAREFINDSHGVDASEKALRVSEIYKWFKEDFGGDDKGVITHLRAYASEPLSKRLNHFESIDGFFYNWKLNDVDR; via the coding sequence ATGGTCAGCCAGCAAGCTCGGGCTGAAGGGCCTGCCGAACTCTTTGCCAACGCGGCGACCGGTTCGCAGGTTGTGGTCGATCACAGCGTTTGGGACGGTATCCTCGGCAAATACGTCAAGCGACGCGGGAATACGACCAGCTTCGACTATAAGTCTGTTCTACCGGAAGACCGCCAGCGCTTGAAACACTACATCTCTCAGCTGGAGGGCGTGGATCCCGCAACGCTTGACCGGCCGGAGCAGTTCGCCCTTCTTGCCAATCTTTATAATGCCAAAACGATCGACATCGTTCTTGATCATTATCCGGTCGCGTCCATCAAAAATATTTCGCTCGGCGGCGGATTGGTGGCGACGTTCACCGGCGGCCCGTGGAAGAAAAAGGTTACGAAGCTGCGCGGGGTTGAACTCAGCCTTGACGACATCGAGCATGGCATCCTCAGGCCAGTTTTCCACGATCCGCGCGTCCACTATGCGCTCAACTGCGCCTCCATCGGCTGCCCGAACCTGCAGACGGAAGGCTTCACGGGCGCCAAGCTCGAGACACAGCTTGATGCAGCCGCGCGCGAGTTCATCAACGACTCACACGGCGTCGATGCATCAGAGAAGGCACTGCGCGTTTCGGAGATCTACAAGTGGTTCAAAGAGGATTTTGGAGGTGACGATAAGGGCGTCATAACGCATCTCCGCGCCTATGCGTCCGAGCCGCTTTCAAAACGGCTGAACCACTTCGAAAGCATCGATGGCTTCTTTTACAATTGGAAGCTCAATGATGTGGATCGTTGA
- the glpX gene encoding class II fructose-bisphosphatase: MSRAEQSNGTHGPGLDRILVLELARVTEAAAIAAAHLRGRGNEKAADKAAVDAMRRELGRVEIRGTVVIGEGEMDEAPMLYIGEKVGTGEGPEVDIAVDPLEGTTICAKSMPNALAVLAISEKGGLLHAPDMYMNKIAVGPGYPEGVVDLDASPAENLSALAKAKGVPISEIMACILDRPRHAELIRAVREAGAGVSLIPDGDIAGVIWTTDPKETGIDIYMGSGGAPEGVLAAAALRCIGGQIQGRLMPMKDEERLRAEKMGISDITRKFKLEDMASADVVFSATGVTDGSLLKGVRISGDFAETETVVMRSKTGTVRRIKSTVRNVGTRFI, encoded by the coding sequence ATGAGCAGAGCTGAGCAATCGAACGGCACGCACGGGCCGGGTCTCGATCGGATTTTGGTGCTCGAGCTCGCACGTGTGACTGAAGCAGCCGCCATCGCCGCCGCGCATCTCCGTGGCCGCGGCAACGAGAAGGCAGCCGACAAGGCCGCCGTCGATGCGATGCGCCGCGAACTTGGCCGCGTCGAAATCCGGGGCACCGTCGTCATCGGCGAAGGCGAGATGGACGAAGCTCCGATGCTTTATATCGGCGAGAAAGTGGGAACGGGTGAGGGCCCCGAAGTCGATATTGCGGTCGATCCACTCGAAGGCACGACCATCTGCGCGAAATCGATGCCGAACGCGTTGGCTGTACTCGCGATCTCCGAGAAGGGCGGATTGCTCCACGCGCCCGACATGTACATGAACAAGATCGCCGTTGGCCCCGGCTATCCCGAAGGCGTCGTCGACCTCGATGCCTCACCGGCTGAAAATCTCAGCGCGCTCGCGAAGGCGAAGGGCGTGCCGATCTCCGAGATCATGGCTTGCATTCTCGACCGTCCGCGCCACGCCGAATTGATCCGCGCCGTGCGCGAGGCCGGTGCGGGCGTGTCGCTCATTCCGGACGGCGACATCGCAGGCGTGATCTGGACGACCGATCCCAAGGAAACGGGCATCGACATCTACATGGGCTCGGGCGGCGCGCCGGAAGGCGTGCTCGCAGCCGCCGCCTTGCGCTGCATCGGCGGTCAGATCCAGGGCCGTCTCATGCCGATGAAGGACGAAGAACGTCTGCGCGCCGAAAAGATGGGCATTTCCGACATCACTCGGAAGTTCAAGCTTGAGGACATGGCATCCGCTGACGTCGTCTTCTCGGCAACCGGCGTGACCGATGGCTCGCTGCTGAAGGGCGTTCGCATCAGTGGCGATTTCGCCGAGACTGAAACGGTCGTGATGCGCTCGAAGACGGGCACCGTCCGCCGCATCAAGTCGACGGTCCGCAACGTCGGAACGCGCTTCATATAA